The Pseudomonas sp. Marseille-Q3773 DNA window TGGTAATACAGGTCGAGGAATTCCTGCAGGTTGTTGAAGGCATAGGCGGCACGCAAGGTTTCCACGTCGGCCCACGGCAAGGCGATCTTGTTGCGCTCGGCCAGGGCGAACAGCAACTCGGGCTCCAGCGAGCCTTCCAGGTGCAGGTGCAGTTCGGCCTTGGGCAGGGCGTTCAACCAGTCATACATAGTGGATCATCTCGATCAGGTACGGTTGCCGTATTCTACAGGGCCTGGCCGGGCAATGTGCCCGGCCAGATTGCAACCTGATGACTCACCAGACCAGGGGGTCGCCCTTGTAGTTGATGAAGCGCAGGCCGCCGTGGCCGCTCTGGGCCTTGATCTGCTCGAGCATGCCGCGGGTGCTGGTCAGCACATCGATCTCGGCGTTTTCGCCGCCCATGTCGGTCTTTACCCAACCCGGGTGCATGGCCAGCACACACAAGTCAGGGCGTTGCTGTTCGACGACGAAGCTGTTGATCATCGAGTTGAGCGCTGCCTTGCTGGCCTTGTACAGGCAGATTTCGCCGCCGTCGGGGATGGTCACGCTGCCCAGGATCGAGCTCATGAACGCCAGCACACCGCTACCTTCACGTACCTGGCCGACCAGGCGGCGGGCCACGCGGATCGGTGCCACGGCATTGGTCATGAACAGCTCACCAATGTCCTTGTTCTGCACGGCTTCCAGGTCCTGGGGCAGGGGCCCCATGATGCCAGCGTTGACGAAGACCAGGTCGAACACCTGGCCTTGCACACGCTGCTTGAGGCCATCCAGCTGGGCCGTGTCGTTCATTTCCAACTGCTCGATACGCACGCCGGGCACATCGGCCAGCGCCCCAGGCTGCTGCGGGTTGCGTACGGTGGCGGTAATATTCCAGCCGTCCTCATGCAGGCGTTGCACCAGGCCAAGGCCCAGCCCGCGCGAGGCGCCGATGATGAGGGCCGATCTTGAAGAAGCCATTGGATCATTCCTTTTTATCGGTGTATGAAAAGGTAATGAGCATACGTCACTGTGGGCACCGGTGCCCGTTCTCTGAGTGGATAAAAATTGATCAGTGACCCACGGTCCTGCGTGGCCGGGCGCCTGGCCTGTTGACGCACGGGTTATCCACAAGCTGTTCCACAGTTATTGTGTGCAAGTTCAGAAGGAAGGCTGGAATTTTTGCCATCGCCTTGGGGATAACTCGTTAGGTTTCAGCTGTCCGAAGCTATCCCAATGCTCTGGTTGAAAAATGAACAATGCTCTGCGGGCCCTGAAATCATTGGCCTGCAAGCGAGTGCCCCAAGCTTATCCACAGGCCGGCCCACAGTTGTTGTGGGCAATGTTCAACGCGCTTCGAGCAGAATGCGTCCGCGGCTCAGGTCGGCCAGTTGCTGCTGCAATGAGGCCAGGTGAGCATCGCCGAGGGCTATGAGCAGATCAACACCATTGGCAGTGAACTGCTCGTCGAGCACCAATCCGTCAACCTCCGCCAGGCGCAACTTCACCAGCGCCAGTTCGCTGAAACCACAGCTGCAGGTGAATTCGCTGCGTTGCACCAGCAGCCGTTTGGGGGCCTGTTGCAGGCACTTGTTGGCACCGCCGCCATAGGCCCTGGCCAAGCCTCCAGTGCCCAGTTGGATGCCGCCGTACCAACGGATCACCAGCACCACCACCTGGTCGCAGTCTTGCGCTTCGATGGCTGCCAGGATCGGTCGCCCGGCAGTGCCCCCCGGTTCGCCGTCATCACTGCTGCGGTACTGGGCGCCAAGCTTCCAGGCCCAGCAGTTGTGGGTAGCGGCCAGGTCGCTGTGGCGTTCGATGAAACTCATCGCTTCAGCGGCATTGCTGATGGGCCCGGCGAGGGTGATGAAGCGGCTTTTGCGGATTTCCTCGCGGTATTCGCACAGGTCGAGCAGGGTAGAGGGCATAAATGACGGTCAGGCAGCCGGCTTGATGCCGCAGCCTTTCAGGATGATGTGGATAAGGTTGTTGCTGGCGTCTTCCATGTCCTGCTTGGTCAGGCGGCTGCGGCCGGTAACCTGGCAGATCTGCGTGGCGAAGTCGGCGTAGTGCTGGGTACTGCCCCAGAGCAGGAAGATCAGGTGCACCGGGTCGACCGGGTCCATCTTGCCGGCCTCGATCCAGGCCTGGAATACCGCAGCACGGCCGCGGAACCATTCGCGGTAGTCGGCGCTGAAGTATTCGGTCAGGCAGGTGCCGCCGCTGATCACCTCCATGGCGAAGATTCGCGAGGCTTGCGGGTTGCGCCGGGAGAATTCCATCTTGGTGCGGATGTACTGGCTCAGGGCTTCGGCCGGGTCGTCATCGACGCTCAAGGCGTTGAAGGTGCTGTCCCACAACTCGATGATGTTGCTGAGCACGGCAATGTACAGGCCGAGCTTGTTGGTGAAGTAGTAATGCAGGTTGGCCTTGGGCAACCCCGCCTTGAGGGCGATGGTGTTCATGCTGGTGCCCTTGAAACCGTGGCGGGCGAACTCGTCTTCGGCGGCCTGGATGATGGCCTGTTCGTTTTTCTGGCGAATACGGCCCGCGGGTTTGCCCGAGGTGGCGAGGCGATGCGCAGGGACTTCTAGGGTCATGGACGATTCCGTACGGGTCAATGGCTGCGGCTGTCGGACAAGATTACCTGCCTGCGCCGATGTGACAAGCGTTTGCGGCAAAGACTGGCATCAGCGTGTCGCAGCCAGGCTCTCGAGGAAGCTTTCCAGCACCAGGTTGGGCCGCCGGCCCTTGCGCGTTACCCAACTCAGGCTCAGGTCATAGAAGCGCTGCCGGGGTTTGAGCGCACGCAAGCGACCTTGCTGTACCCAGAACGTGGCGTAATGGTCAGGCAGGTAACCGATGTAGCGCCCGGTAAGGATGAGAAACGCCATGCCCTCGCGGTCCGAGGCACTTGCCGTGCAGTTCAGGGCCTGATAGTGCGCCTGGATCTCGGCCGGCAGGCGGAAGGTGGGGGCGATGGCTTCCTGGCTGTTGAGGCGGTCGTCATCTACCTGCTGGTCGTCGGCATAGAACAGCGGGTGGCCGACGGCGCAGTACAGCAGCGAGCGCTCGCTGTACAACGGCTGGTACTCCAGGCCCGACAGCGGGCTGGTTTGCGGCACCACGCCGACGTGCAGGCTACCGTCGAGCACGCCGTGTTCGACCTGGCTGGGCGCGATCATGCGGATCTGGATGCGTACATCGGGGCCGCGGTCCTTGAGTTCGGCCAGGGCATGGGTGATGCGCATGTGCGGCAAGGTGACCAGATTGTCGGTCAGGCCAATGTTCAGTTCGCCACGCAAATGCTGGTGCAGGCCGTTGACTTCGGTGCGGAAGCTTTCCAGGGCACTGAGCAATTGCAGGGCCGAATGGTAGACCTCGCGGCCTTCCTCGGTCAGCGAGAACCCGGCGCGACCGCGCTGGCACAGGCGCAGGCCCAGACGTTGCTCGAGGTCGTTCATTTGCTGGCTGATGGCCGAGCGACCAATGCCCAGCACGTTCTCGGCAGCCGAGAAGCCCCCGCACTCGACGACGCTGCGGTAGATCTTCAGCAGGCGGATGTCGAAATCGCTGACTTGGGCGAGTGGGTCGGGGCGTCGGCTCATCAGTTTAGTCAGGGCCTGTCTGAAGATTAGAAATGTTGGCTTTTTCAGACTTTATCGCCGTGCCACCTTAGCTGCAACAACATCCATCGTTGCCTAATCGTCTTCCGAGGAACCGCAATGAACATGCCCGAAACCGCCAGCGCCGGTATCGCCAGCCAGCTCAAGCTGGATGCCCACTGGATGCCCTACACCGCCAACCGCAACTTCCAGCGCGACCCGCGCCTGATCGTGGCGGCCGAAGGCAACCACCTGGTCGATGACAAGGGGCGCAAGATCTTCGACGCGCTGTCCGGTCTGTGGACCTGTGGCGCCGGGCACACCCGCAAGGAGATCACCGAGGCGGTAGCACGCCAGGTCGGTACCCTGGACTACTCACCGGCCTTCCAGTTCGGCCATCCGCTGTCATTCCAGCTGGCCGAGAAGATCACCGAGCTGACCCCGGGCGACCTGAACCACGTGTTCTACACCAACTCCGGCTCCGAGTGCGCCGACACCGCGCTGAAGATGGTGCGTGCCTACTGGCGCCTGAAAGGCCAGGCGACCAAGACCAAGATCATCGGCCGTGCCCGCGGCTACCACGGGGTGAACATCGCCGGCACCAGCCTGGGTGGCGTCAACGGTAACCGCAAGCTGTTCGGCCAGTTGCTGGATGTCGATCACCTGCCGCACACCGTGCTGCCGGTGAACGCCTTCTCCAAGGGGCTGCCGGAAGAGGGCGGCATCGCCCTGGCCGACGAAATGCTCAAGCTGATCGAGCTGCACGATGCGTCCAACATCGCTGCCGTGATCGTCGAACCCCTGGCAGGTTCTGCCGGCGTACTGCCGCCGCCCAAGGGTTACCTGAAACGCCTGCGTGAAATCTGCACGCAGCACAACATCCTGCTGATCTTCGACGAAGTTATTACCGGTTTCGGCCGCATGGGGGCAATGACCGGTGCCGAAGCCTTCGGCGTGACCCCGGACCTGATGTGTATCGCCAAACAGGTAACCAACGGCGCTATCCCGATGGGCGCAGTGATCGCCAGCAGCGAGATCTACCAGACCTTCATGAACCAGCCGACCCCGGAATACGCCGTGGAATTCCCGCACGGCTACACCTACTCGGCCCACCCGGTAGCTTGCGCCGCCGGCATCGCGGCACTGGACCTGCTGCAGAAGGAAAACCTGGTGCAATCGGCGGCCGAGCTGGCGCCGCACTTCGAGAAGCTGCTGCACGGCGTGAAGGGCACGAAGAACATCGTCGATATCCGCAACTACGGCCTGGCCGGCGCGATCCAGATCGCTGCCCGTGATGGTGACGCCATTGTGCGTCCGTACGAAGCGGCGATGAAGCTGTGGAAGGCCGGCTTCTATGTGCGCTTTGGTGGCGACACCCTGCAGTTCGGCCCTACCTTCAACACCACGCCGCAGCAACTGGACCGCCTGTTCGATGCAGTGGGCGAGACGCTGCACCTGATTGACTGATCTGTCCGATTCTGAGGCCAGGCGCGCGAGTACATCGCGCGCCTGGCTCAACCTTCTTTATCTGGAGTTTTGCATGAGCATTGTTCAGCACCTGATCAACGGCGAGCTGGTTACCAAGGGTGAGCGCAGCGCCGATGTCTTCAACCCGTCCACTGGCCAGGCTGTACGCAAGGTCGAGCTGGCCAGCCGCGCGACCGTGCAGCAGGCGATCGACTCGGCCAAGGCGGCCTTCCCGGCGTGGCGCAACACTCCACCGGCCAAGCGTGCCCAGGTCATGTTCCGTTTCAAGCAGTTGCTGGAGCAGAACGAAGCCCGCATCGCGCAGATGATCAGCGAAGAACATGGCAAGACCCTGGAAGATGCCGCCGGGGAACTGAAGCGTGGCATCGAGAACGTCGAGTTCGCCTGTGCAGCGCCAGAAGTGCTGAAAGGTGAGTACAGCCGCAACGTCGGCCCCAACATCGACGCTTGGTCCGACTTCCAGCCGTTGGGTGTGGTTGCCGGTATCACCCCGTTCAACTTCC harbors:
- a CDS encoding SDR family oxidoreductase, producing MASSRSALIIGASRGLGLGLVQRLHEDGWNITATVRNPQQPGALADVPGVRIEQLEMNDTAQLDGLKQRVQGQVFDLVFVNAGIMGPLPQDLEAVQNKDIGELFMTNAVAPIRVARRLVGQVREGSGVLAFMSSILGSVTIPDGGEICLYKASKAALNSMINSFVVEQQRPDLCVLAMHPGWVKTDMGGENAEIDVLTSTRGMLEQIKAQSGHGGLRFINYKGDPLVW
- a CDS encoding YigZ family protein — its product is MPSTLLDLCEYREEIRKSRFITLAGPISNAAEAMSFIERHSDLAATHNCWAWKLGAQYRSSDDGEPGGTAGRPILAAIEAQDCDQVVVLVIRWYGGIQLGTGGLARAYGGGANKCLQQAPKRLLVQRSEFTCSCGFSELALVKLRLAEVDGLVLDEQFTANGVDLLIALGDAHLASLQQQLADLSRGRILLEAR
- a CDS encoding LysR family transcriptional regulator, which encodes MMSRRPDPLAQVSDFDIRLLKIYRSVVECGGFSAAENVLGIGRSAISQQMNDLEQRLGLRLCQRGRAGFSLTEEGREVYHSALQLLSALESFRTEVNGLHQHLRGELNIGLTDNLVTLPHMRITHALAELKDRGPDVRIQIRMIAPSQVEHGVLDGSLHVGVVPQTSPLSGLEYQPLYSERSLLYCAVGHPLFYADDQQVDDDRLNSQEAIAPTFRLPAEIQAHYQALNCTASASDREGMAFLILTGRYIGYLPDHYATFWVQQGRLRALKPRQRFYDLSLSWVTRKGRRPNLVLESFLESLAATR
- a CDS encoding aspartate aminotransferase family protein, with the translated sequence MNMPETASAGIASQLKLDAHWMPYTANRNFQRDPRLIVAAEGNHLVDDKGRKIFDALSGLWTCGAGHTRKEITEAVARQVGTLDYSPAFQFGHPLSFQLAEKITELTPGDLNHVFYTNSGSECADTALKMVRAYWRLKGQATKTKIIGRARGYHGVNIAGTSLGGVNGNRKLFGQLLDVDHLPHTVLPVNAFSKGLPEEGGIALADEMLKLIELHDASNIAAVIVEPLAGSAGVLPPPKGYLKRLREICTQHNILLIFDEVITGFGRMGAMTGAEAFGVTPDLMCIAKQVTNGAIPMGAVIASSEIYQTFMNQPTPEYAVEFPHGYTYSAHPVACAAGIAALDLLQKENLVQSAAELAPHFEKLLHGVKGTKNIVDIRNYGLAGAIQIAARDGDAIVRPYEAAMKLWKAGFYVRFGGDTLQFGPTFNTTPQQLDRLFDAVGETLHLID
- a CDS encoding TetR/AcrR family transcriptional regulator, yielding MTLEVPAHRLATSGKPAGRIRQKNEQAIIQAAEDEFARHGFKGTSMNTIALKAGLPKANLHYYFTNKLGLYIAVLSNIIELWDSTFNALSVDDDPAEALSQYIRTKMEFSRRNPQASRIFAMEVISGGTCLTEYFSADYREWFRGRAAVFQAWIEAGKMDPVDPVHLIFLLWGSTQHYADFATQICQVTGRSRLTKQDMEDASNNLIHIILKGCGIKPAA